The genomic interval AACTCTTGTCAGGTGACACACCAATGCCACCACGATTGCTGATCCACTTATTCCAATCAGACCAATCATCCACAATTTTTGTCCACTCAAATCCCGAAGGATTGAACAGGAAGGGTGCAAATAGCCATGTCAACACTAGGAACCACATAGAGAATGTAACGAAGATATAGGCAATGGTTGAGCGGTATGATTGACCAAATAGTTGGTAAATGATGAGCAGAATCAACAACTCAATGCCTTTAACAAAGTGACTGCGAGAATAAAGCCTGTAGTTCTCGGCAAACTTAGCATGAAAGACAACAAAGCCCCTACCAGTAGCTCTGTACTGAGCACCTCCATGGAGCAACATTCGTCCATAGTAGTGAGTCTTAGTGCCAAGTGAAAATGTAAAGAACACAGCTGCCAATTGCAGGTTCATCATGATAAATTCACTTAGTGCTTGACCAAATCCTTTTTCAAGGCCAATTTCCATCATCATGGGCAGGGCCATCAGAAAACCTAGCTGAACCAGAGATTGCGAGGCAAGAGCAACCTGAAGGGGGTGGTTATGAATGTACCTCCTTTGCGTTGAAAGCCCTTCTTCAAGCCCACTGAGAGTAAGATAAAGGCGTCCATACAGAAAAACATAAACTGTGACAACTGTCAGCTGTAGAAGAAGTGAAAGGTATtaaaaacaatgaaaaaaattgcaaatacAAGTTATTGTAGATTAGGCAATTGGAATTAAGGCCTCATATTATGAGAATATCAACATCAACCAACAAGGAGATATTAGGACCAATCTTTAGGGAGTGTAAACGGAAGTAAAGCAGACATACCAGAGTACTGAAATAAAATCCCACAGTAGTGAAGTAGCACGAAAGCATTCTGAAGAAATCGAAACGGTGTCCAAGCCGGTAGATATCACGGCTAAGAGTCTGCTCTCCGCTTCCATTTGCTACCTTAGCCTCAAACTTAGAGATCTGGTTTAACCCGACATCTCTTCCTTTGCCAACTTGCACATATTCATGATGTGTTACATTCCCCCCACGGAGAGTTGAATTATAACCTGTAATATAAATACACTAGGGGCATTACTCCAGTTCCTGACTATCCTGTTACTTCTAGGAAGAAATTAACACTACAGTGCATATGTATGTAGTTATTCCTACTGCTTAAATCTTTGAGGAAATAAACCTGCAAAAATATCTTCACTCAAGTTGATACTCTTTGATGCCTTACTGACACCTCCTCTTGTTAAATGGAAAAGCCTATCGAATACATCAGGATGGCCATAGTGGAATCGAACCCTGCATAAAAGTATTAACAACTTTAGATGCAATCCAAAATGGAAAACTCTGTAGTTTCTTAATGACTAGGTTAATATGTTTATACACTAGCAAATGACATGACCTACTTCATCAcatgaaatttcaaattagagaagaaaacaagataCGATTGCTTAGCCTTTTGCTTGTGATTGATAACActgtttgaataaatattctaaataatatattcattTGAATGTATAACAAACAAGTGAGGGAGAAATAGTCAGGTAGGAGATGATCTCACTTAAGAGGGTTTGCAAGCAGCCGTTGCCCAATAGTCACAAAACTATGTTCCTGATTTGACATAAACCATGCAAGGGAAGAGACACTGCATAATTGAAGAACAGAAAGGTGTGAGAATGCATAACTAACAGTATCAGGAAACTCAATTGAGTAACAAGATGAATAGATAACAAATGTGAAAACTAAATTTAGCAACACTCTTATCAACCTGCCAGTAAAAATGTGCTCCCTAACTCCAAGTATAGATGGGCGCCGAACTCCATGTTCTGTAAGGAACTCTTGAAGCAAATTTCTCATTTTAAGTGCTTCTTCCATATAATTATCCTACAATTAAAGGCTTATACAAGTAAATATGAGTTTAAATGGAAGCATAAGTGCTAAGTGCACCTCCTTTGGAGAAAATGGCATCATAAAGTATGATTCTACATACCTGGTTCATGTCTATGGTTTGCAGGCCTTCACCACGGGTGAAGATTATTGCATGATTTTGATTTTCAGGTTTTCCCTCTCCCAAAAGTGCAGGTCCTGGAAGTTTTATCCGGTATATAACCttgaaaacatgaaaaatgcaAATGTTGCAGCTTCACAGGCTCACAAAGATTGACTAATATTTTccgcaaaaagaaaaagaaatgaacagACATTTGACATAATGTATTGGTACCAAAATATCACACTTGAGccatttttataaaagaaagcCCATAACTTCCGGCATTTGTTCGCAAAAGAAGTTTCAAGAATAGAAGTTGTGCAGGATGTTCCTAAAAGTCTGTCAACATCCACTTGAACCTTTAAAAGTTGACTTCTTGTGCGCCTATCAGTTAGAGGATGATAAAATAACACtggaaaattataataattgaCAAGCTGTCTTtttgagagaaaagaatatttGACAAGTGGACATTCCACTTTGGGATACCCGTAGTAGATTGTTGAGAGTACCTCTTCCAATCTGAATTCTGCTGTGTCTATTGCTTTGTATTACTTGTCAGAAATAGGCTGGGAGTCCTTTAACCCTTCTATTAATACTGTTTTTGTGTAACATGATTTGCCAAATTTTATGCCCCTCATTATACCTATCAAATAGAAGTACCGTTACCTAATCAAGTTTTTTTCTGACCAGGAATTACCTGATCAAGATTTTGAACTGGACCTGTAGATTCAGAATCCTTAGTTAGAGCAACCTTTACCAAAGTTGAGTAATAAGCAGgctccattttcttttctcctacCCTATCTTCTACCTGATCAATATATGCTACACGAAGAGAAGGGTACCTGCAAGAAATTTATCGCTAACAGTTAGATAGCAGATAACAACTTGAGACAGAAGGAACGAACTACATTATCCAATCATGGAaaatactgtttttttttttgacgtaaTGGAAAATACTGTATTATCATGTCTACAATTGTGCAGATTCTGTGTGCAAGGTTCAAGGGAAATTTCCATTGGTTGATGCGGATGAAAGAGTGATATGACTGCAAAGTATCACGATCAAACATGGGCATTAAGAGAatgaaatacaaatttaaattccaaCAACCGAACAGCGTATTGGCATTATTGTTTCATCTCTATTTCTTCCAATACAATTCAGCTTAATCATGCACCCACAAAAATACCTCCCATATGCCGAGTAGAATTGTTAGATATTTGGAAACTTGCACGCTAAGTTCAGACAGGttagattatattattatatccCTAGTGTACACCTGATGCGGCTAAAAAGTTCAAATCCATAATGATATGCAACATtgaatggattaattatattaaactCTCTACGTCCCAAAAGTATATCTACTTATAGCGTTCACAATGTCCTCGAATATAACAACTTCTTCACCTAGGGTCTGTTTGGTTCATAACTAGGCTTGCCTTGCCTTACTTCAGTAAAGTGTGGCGAAGAAAACGAGCACCAAAAGTTAAGCAAACTGTGGCTAGAGACTAAGTCTATAACTGTTGGAATAAGGTACTAAGAAACTGTGGCAAGTCAACGTCATAGCATGAACCAAACATGTCTTAAAAATTATGGTGTGAGTAACATGTGGCTTGGCAACTTAGGCATGAACCAAACTGGCTCTAATCTCTCatttcaaccaatcacaacatctcttatttaaatttctcctcctagttcatcatctcaaccaatcataatGATCCCCTATTTAATTTCACCCCTCCCCTTAATCCCCATGAAAAACTCCATAAGTGCTTATATATTGGGACAGAGGTTGTAGTAAAAAGCAACTAAAACATGACTACTTAAGTAATCTCTATCTATAGTATTCAGGTAAATGCAATATTGTTATTTACGTTCTCATCAGCTGTAATATGTCTTGGGCATTAGGAAGAGCAGCACGCTTGTCATTTCCATACTGCTGGCATGATACCACATAGGTAAATTTCATATCAGCCACTGCTTCACATTGCGCAAGCAAGGACCGCTGTAATTTCCATTGTTCATCAGATACTGACTCGACTGCTTTATACCCTTCCATGAGATCTGCAGGGcgggaaaaataaatagataagaaTCGTTCTGCAAACCATAAACCCATGCTTGCATTGTACCCccctcccaaaaaaaaaaactcttaacaGTTAACACACACCCAAGAACATGAGGCAAGCAAACACCTCGCACAGACATGGGTGTAATTACCTTCATATTTGGCCATATCTAGAAATGCTTCAAGAACCAAGGCTTTTCGGTAGTACATCATTCCTCTAACTGTTTCAGATTGATCAGGTACAAATTTAGAAACCATCAAGTGGTATAAATTTGAGAACCTTTTTTTGGAGGAAAGATCATTTAATTGATCCAGACTTTTTAGGAAACTAATCAGCAATACCTGTTCGAGCTAATGTTTGACCTCTGTATGAAGCCCACAGACgaagctcctcctccttcatGTCTTCATTCTCTTTGAGTTGCTCATCCCAACCAACCCTTTGCTGAAAGTTCTTCCATTcatctacatatatatgcaaaatagGATATAGTAAACGCCAGAAGTCAATAGAAGGCACTCATATTCTACATCAGGACAAGGGAATAAGTTTCTTCTCAACCTGGGTAAATTTTCTGTAGGTAGAATAAGGTGGAAACTCCATCTTCATTTTCCTCCTGAAGCTCttttatggaaaaaagaaCAGGTTCATTGTAATACGGGGTCAATGCACTGCAGATAGAAACAAACCTTAACAGTTTGAGACAATGGTGCCATGAGAATACTGAACATACAAGGCACTGCAAAGGTAATGTCGAAAGGAGCTCACAGAAATTAATGTGTAGCATACAAGGACTTACGAAAATGAAAGCATGTTTCTGACTTTGGGAGCATCAGGCATGTCCATAAACAAAGAATTGGTGAAAAATGTAAGACGCCTTCTAGCCTCCAGATTTGAGGGGACATCCATGGCAGACTCTTTCACAGTGAGTAATAGTTCCAGCCTTTTTATCTGCAGCAAGAATGAAAGTAATGTTGACATGCATTTAGAATGAGGAAGCTTAGCCAACAACAGCAAATGGTTCAGTCTAAGATAAGTGCACCTGATTACCTGAAGCACATGGGCAAACACAACTCACATTcacaaattcataaatttcagACACTTACCTTTTCTATCCAGGCATCTGTGAACGGTAGAGGGAACTTGATAGCTCCAGTAGGTTGGAACAACTGATATTCTTGATCCCATGTCATCGTCCCTTCAGGTCTTTGGTATGCACCACCATGACTTGACTCCAAAAAACTGTCATGttgcaaacaaattaaacaatgACAAACTGCTCGAGGTTTGAACAGAAGCAATCATGTCATACCAAAACTCATAACAACATCATTTATTCATATCTTGTCTATTAGCattcatgttttttctttcctgcACATCCACCAGTCCTGTTTGCTAAAACTGCACAAATATTGCACATGGTAGTGAAATATTCACTGTCATCTCACTCACTCTATTCAAGAAGCATGGTGTTGATTTTGTAATAGGTTGTGTGTGAACTAAAATTTCTTATTTCATCAACTGCTGAAAATAGTGCTTTACGTTTCTTTTATTCCATTTGGCGAAACCTTGTAATAAGCTGCGTGCATCTCTGGGTGAAGAAGCAAGGATATTTATCCCATCATCTAAGAAAGGTAAAATATTCCAGATTTTTATTGTCTATGGAAAAATGCTACAACAGAAGCTGCTCATATAATGGTTCAGTACTTCACCCTCATGATATTTGCACATGTTTTAGGACAATATTTGTACCTAGGAAGTTGGTCTTCCATTATATCTCTTGTTACAACCTCCAGCATATCTTGGAAAATTTTTATGACAGCATCCCTATCGTCCTTATCATTTTTCACCTGatatataataaaacaaagataatGAGACAAACAAGAATCTGGTATACACACATATGGATATACTCCATTAAGTTCGCCTGTACAACAAGCATTGTGAATTTGATCAGTAGATAGACAGTCAACCATGAAAAGACAAGCATGTTTCTTTCCATATTGCATCCATTACTCCATTAAGATAAAATGCCCTTGTTTTCATCACTATACGCACAAGAGTGGCAACCAGTAGTCCTTTGTACTGAAATACTTTCCAGCAATATAACTTTATCGTTTAGatcttattataaaataatagcaAAATGTCCATAAGTTGTTACaggattttaaaaaattcatcgaCATATCACAAATAAGGACACTTTTtagaacttatttttaaaactaattaaggtttcaatattttttaaatttttcaaccATTGCTTTTGGACTAATAAAAGCAAAGGGTAGAGATGTAATATTTGAATGCAAAAAATGCTCTTCAAGCAGGTCCAACATGCCAGTTTaggggagttggtggtggggtggCAGACTCACCACTCCTTTCTtttaaagcatatatatttcaattatCTAAAACCTGAGGAAAATAAACAGTACATTCTGCGGCAATTGGCTgataaatggaaaataaactacatcttaatttcttaaaaaaataaaaaaaaagatgttgacCTTACCAAGTATTTTACCAATTCAACAAACTTCTTGTAGAGATCAGGCAAAGCGTGCATATTCAAATCAGTAATAACTTTGTCCTCAGCAATACACTTTTCAACTTCTGCAAATATAGTATTTATAACCCTGAAAAGCATCACAAAATACATGGATCAGGAACCTATTACATAAAAACACAAGCCTTTTAAGTATTCCTTAAAAAGgaaacatagattaataaacAGACAGCCTAGGAGAGAGACCTTTTCTCTGGTTCGCCCTGTACAAGATCCTTGATGATGTTTTTAAATGATTCATAGCATTCTTCAATtgcacatttaaaataataatcgTTGTCAAGCCTCTTTTTCAGGTCACGGTCCTTGCGATTGCTATCTTTAGCCATGTCAACTGCTATGGGGATCTAGCATTCACATTGTTCAAAACAGTAGTGAGGTTTGctgcaaataaaatatactccctccatccagaAATATAGCAACCTAGTATTGGATTAGACATATCCCAAAACTACAAGTACAAATCATATCCTCTATCCAAACTTGTAGTACTAGGATATGTCTAATCCAGCActatgttgctatattttttgacAGATGGagtaaacaaaatattctctccgttccatattataaagctttcttgccttgcttagattcatttgtatgttaatgaatctagacaatatacaaaacatatacgtTGATACATGGACGAATCTAAGCAAATCcggaaagtcttataatacgGAACGGAGTGAGTAAAACAGAAGCTGAGAAGAACCTTGCTGGCAAGCAAAAAAGGAGGCCACTGCATAACTCCAAGAGCCTGATCAGCCACATATGGAACAAGCAGCAGCTCCTTCTCCCTGTGTTAACGTGGGTAGCCACAAGTTTAAGGGTAGAAAACACAGATCCAATTGGAATTTAGTAGTCATCCGTGCTATCCAATCACCTGTCATTTATAAGGTCCTCTTCTCGAAAGCTAGTCACAATTTCATTCCACATCTGTGCAAATCTTGCAGCTATCTTTTCCTTGTCTGTGTGCTTCCTCTAAAATGTTGTGACAGTAATGGCAAATTTCAGAAGATTGGTGAgtcaataaatataataaataatgtataaatatgtaaatgaaGTATAGAGAGACACCTCAAAACGATTGTGCAAATAAGACTTTAGACCCTTCTTCCGTTTTGCATCAGATTCTTCAGCCGGAATTAGACATGCATTAAAGGCTACAGGTATTGAATCAAAGCGAGATCGCAGCATTCCTAGGGTGCGGATCTGTCTCACCAGAAAAGGGAAAGGGAGTGTAAATAATTTCTAACAGATGCAGTCATTCAAATGAAACCCATAGGCAGTGGTACAATAATGTTGGGGGCTGCACTAGCAAGTAGCAACTTAATGAGTGCTCTTATTTTCTGCGAAGAactaggggtgattgtttggctttttcccttttcagggaaaagccaaacaacatatttgcaaatggaaAAGATAATTCATGAGTACaacttttatacacatgttctgatgttcttaacgatctaagagtcaaggctgaaaaataaactacgatgaaaaaactccaaaatctacttcaaattaaaggctaaaaatttaaattttggcttataagcataagaagaagcgaaaagatggggcgGATTCAATTAAAAGAAGGTCAGAAAGAAGTCAAGTACCTAATCAAGTCATTGACACCagttatctaaataaaaattgaagCGAGGTTTTTTGTCTACAGATACCCACCTATTTCATAGGCTAACAACATGCATTGAAATAAACTAAACAGCTATTGCAGTTAGCATGACAATATTGGGACAAAAAAGATTTAAGCGTACTAGTGTACTAAAAATAGGAACTGATCACTGCAACATGGACAAGCTGCtgtacaacaaaaaaaaataagcaatatgttttgtattttcCCATTATACGAGGGGTTTTGTTGCATATTTGCCTAGGTGTATATATTTGGCCCTAGAGCACCAATATGAATACAGGTGCTCTTCATAACAAGATCCACATATAGATATACAGAATATAAAAGGAAAAGTAACCTCTCCAAGTCGTTGGAAAGCACCATAAATTCCACCAAGCAGTGTGGAGAAGATTGTATACCAAATTTGTGTATCCATGAAATAGACCTGGAAAGCAAACAAGAATGCACaaaataattgtataattCCTTCTACATCACAAAATCTAGCTTATTATAGTAATCTTGATACAAACAAGTGGAGCTAAGCTACCTAAGCTAAAACAATGCAAGTGCTTAAAAACTTTACAGGAAAACAAAATAGGTCGTACCAAAATTATTGGAGCCCAAAGTGCAACCACAACACCAATGTTTCCCTTTTCTACATTACACAAAATTTAGGGTTCTTATAAACTAATAGTAACCAGCAGATGTCGTTTGAGTAACACAGTTACCTTTTGGGAAGAACTCGTGCCACTGAAAAGTGTGTATAGGCAACTTCATGATATCCTTGGTAGGTTCGATGAGGGGCTTGATCTTTTAAGAGAAGTACAAAAATTGAGTTTCTTCACAGTAACAAGGTAAGCTATGTAACTATACTTCCTTTATAAAGACTCCGATGGTCTACTTCATTGTAGTTTTACATATTACCCCTTGAACTTGAAATTGCATAACCAACTCTAAATGGATagccacatataaaattaaattaaggtgAGTAATTCCTATAGCTAAAAGGTAGGCACAtgtttcattaaaatatatggttttatttattttaggcagtattatgatattttttttctttttatctgtaGCAAAGTACAGTCATTTAGTtagtatgaaaaaatatagcacTCCTCATAATCTATTAGATTCAGCACAATCCCGTGATTTCAACATGCAAATCCCCTTAATTTTTGCTTCAATGACCATATAATGATGATTTCCATGTCCAATTTTATCAGGTGGATCTTGTGTGCGTCACATAAATCTATGATAACATTACACTATAGGTTTCTAGACTTGAAGAGAGGGTCCAACTGATTTtaaacttggaagcagaaggtcCAAAACTTGTTGAATGCCGCTCTGCAAACTTAAAAACTGACACCTATGTTGCAAAGGCTTATTTCATCTGACAGAAGTTATTACATGGAAACAGAACAGATTATTGTATACGTGAAACTAGTGGGGGATCATTTAAATTGATGATCTAGTGTGTCCAAACAAAACTGCAGTTCCAAATCCACAATAATCTTGGCCAAATGGAGTTACTGAGATAAACCGAATTGGAAAGTATACAAATAGTTACCTCCACGTAATAGCTAAAAGCAAACTTTATCAAAAGAAGAGCAATCCAAAACATGGTGTACCTAGAAAAATTGAGACAAGATCCTTCTGTTAACATGAACCCATGCAATTATAGTTGTATAATTAAACGTTAGTGTGTGTAATCATCAATACAATATGTGTTACGTAATGAACAGTAATGCAGAGTTCTTACATGAAAAGTGAGAAGGCACTTTCATGCATTCCTCTACCAACAAATAGACGAGGCTGCACAATACACACAGCATAAGTTCACAATGTTCAACTAGATCAGAAATTAACTGCAAAAATAGATGAGGCTGCACAACACACAAAGCATAAGTAGCACTAATATTAAGGAGTtcgttacaaaataaaaataatatagatatcAAACAAGTCGTTAAATCAATGAAATAAGAActaaatcaaaataatccaGAAAAAATGAACGGTAGTGCGTTCAAGAATACTAactgaatatttttaaatccaaaaaatcgtAAGTGTAAAATGAGAACTGTTAGAAGGTTGTATTTTTCAAATCCATTGTTTCTTTATATTCTAATTTTTACGCAAAGaatattatttctttatttctaaataaatcatatttttatttttgttaaatcattttactaaaaataaCTTCCAGATGCTGTTTTTCTCTTTCGTCAAGAGTTATTACTTATATTTCTGGCCCAAAAGTGCATTTTCGCTTCGCGATATTAGATCCCCTCACTCCTCAGGGAACTCACAATCATCATATCCACATTATCTTAGTCAGTAGAACTCATTTTAGTTAACTGTAGTTTACAGAAGGGAATAAAGAATGACAGGTTTATTCCTCGCAAAAAGAGAATAACAAGTTCATGCTTAAATTTTCTTGATGGGTAAAAGTGATATAATTTAATGATTTTAAAACAGAATGTTGATAAAATGAAGGTATCATGCAATTCACTCAaatgtaattatgtaaatttaccTGTGACCACCACATGATAAACCTCACTAACTTGTAGTCTGAACTTTCAAGTATCCGCCGAAGAAatgggagaagaaaaagaacagcAGCTAGCATGCTGGGCGACAAGTATATAACTACTGCAAGGACAAAGAGTGATGGGTGGTTTTGACCATTTCCAAACCAGCTTTTAATGGCCCTAATAACTCCTGTTGGATTCTCCCAAGTGTATGCATATGTAACCGGCAGTAATACTACCCACAATGCTGCTAGTGTGAACTTCAGAACATATCTCAGTTTAACTGCAAATTCCATTGTCCGCCTGGCCTTCCAATTAAAGATTATATCAAGTGTAGCTGTAaataccaataaaaaaaatatttcagatCACAAGAAATTATGTAACAATTATGAAAGCAGT from Oryza brachyantha chromosome 3, ObraRS2, whole genome shotgun sequence carries:
- the LOC102702358 gene encoding callose synthase 3-like isoform X2 yields the protein MGLYLLIWGEAANLRFMPECICYIYHHMAFEMYGMLVGNVSTLTGEYVKPAYGGEKEAFLKKVVTPIYLTVAKEAERSKREKGNHSEWRNYDDLNEYFWSADCFRLGWPMRSNADFFCQHLNSPDQINETTRIQKQKGKVNFVELRSFWHIFRSFDRMWSFFILALQVMVILAWNGGSLGNIFDPVVFKKILSIFITSAVLNLGQATLDIIFNWKARRTMEFAVKLRYVLKFTLAALWVVLLPVTYAYTWENPTGVIRAIKSWFGNGQNHPSLFVLAVVIYLSPSMLAAVLFLLPFLRRILESSDYKLVRFIMWWSQPRLFVGRGMHESAFSLFMYTMFWIALLLIKFAFSYYVEIKPLIEPTKDIMKLPIHTFQWHEFFPKEKGNIGVVVALWAPIILVYFMDTQIWYTIFSTLLGGIYGAFQRLGEIRTLGMLRSRFDSIPVAFNACLIPAEESDAKRKKGLKSYLHNRFERKHTDKEKIAARFAQMWNEIVTSFREEDLINDREKELLLVPYVADQALGVMQWPPFLLASKIPIAVDMAKDSNRKDRDLKKRLDNDYYFKCAIEECYESFKNIIKDLVQGEPEKRVINTIFAEVEKCIAEDKVITDLNMHALPDLYKKFVELVKYLVKNDKDDRDAVIKIFQDMLEVVTRDIMEDQLPSFLESSHGGAYQRPEGTMTWDQEYQLFQPTGAIKFPLPFTDAWIEKIKRLELLLTVKESAMDVPSNLEARRRLTFFTNSLFMDMPDAPKVRNMLSFSALTPYYNEPVLFSIKELQEENEDGVSTLFYLQKIYPDEWKNFQQRVGWDEQLKENEDMKEEELRLWASYRGQTLARTVRGMMYYRKALVLEAFLDMAKYEDLMEGYKAVESVSDEQWKLQRSLLAQCEAVADMKFTYVVSCQQYGNDKRAALPNAQDILQLMRTYPSLRVAYIDQVEDRVGEKKMEPAYYSTLVKVALTKDSESTGPVQNLDQVIYRIKLPGPALLGEGKPENQNHAIIFTRGEGLQTIDMNQDNYMEEALKMRNLLQEFLTEHGVRRPSILGVREHIFTGSVSSLAWFMSNQEHSFVTIGQRLLANPLKVRFHYGHPDVFDRLFHLTRGGVSKASKSINLSEDIFAGYNSTLRGGNVTHHEYVQVGKGRDVGLNQISKFEAKVANGSGEQTLSRDIYRLGHRFDFFRMLSCYFTTVGFYFSTLLTVVTVYVFLYGRLYLTLSGLEEGLSTQRRYIHNHPLQVALASQSLVQLGFLMALPMMMEIGLEKGFGQALSEFIMMNLQLAAVFFTFSLGTKTHYYGRMLLHGGAQYRATGRGFVVFHAKFAENYRLYSRSHFVKGIELLILLIIYQLFGQSYRSTIAYIFVTFSMWFLVLTWLFAPFLFNPSGFEWTKIVDDWSDWNKWISNRGGIGVSPDKSWESWWEIELDHLKYSGTIGLFVEIILSLRFFIYQYGLVYHLNITGSNKSILVYLISWLVILVVLLVMKTVSVGRRRFSADFQLFFRLIKFMIFVSFTAILIVLIVILHMTIQDIFVCFLAFLPTGWGILLIAQACKPLVRRTGLWGSVRALARAYEIIMGVLLFTPITILAWFPFVSEFQTRMLFNQAFSRGLQISRILGGQKKDREREKDREQSSQNKD